GACCTTGGTTGGGTCAAACCAAGACCTTGTTGGGTCAAGCCAAGACCTTGTTGGGTCAAACCAAGACCTTGTTGGGTCAAGCCAAGACTTTGGCTCTTCCAAGACCTTGGTTGGGTCAAACCAAAACCTCATTGGGTCAAGCCAAGACTTTGGCTCTTCCAAGACCTCGTTGGGTCACCCCAAGACCTCATTGGGTCACCCCAAGACCTCATTGGGTCACCCCAAGACCTCATTGGGTCAAGCCAAGACCTTGGCTCTTCCAAGACCTTGGTTGGGTCAAACCAAAACCTCATTGGGTCACCCCAAGACCTTCGTTGGGTCAACCCAAGACTTTGGCTCTTCCAAGACCTTGGTTGGGTCAAGCCAAGACCTTGTTGGGTAAAGTCAAGGCCTTGTTGGGTCAAGCCAAGACTTTGGCTCTTCCAAGACCTCATTGGGTCAAGCCAAGACCTTGTTGGGTCAAACCAAGACTTTGTTGGGTCAAGCCAAGACTTTGGCTCTTCCATGACCTCTTCCAAGACCTCGTTGGGTCAAACCAAGACCTCATTGGGTGAAGCCAAGACCTTGTTGGGTCACCCCAAGACCTTGGTTGGGTCAAACCAACACCTCGTTGGGTCAACCCAAGACTTTGACTCTTCCAAGACCTTGGTTGGGTCAACCCAAGACCTCATTGGGTCAAGCCAAGACCTTGGCTCTTCCAAGACCTCTTCCAAGACCTTGGTTGGGTCACTCCAAAACCTTGTTGGGTCAACCCAAGATTTGGCTCTTCCAAGACCTTGGTTGGGTCAAACCAAGACCTCATTGAGTCACCCCAAGACCTCATTGGCCAAACCCACCCCCCATGCCCGGTTGTGGGGCGCCCCACTCACGTGCGCCAGGAACAGCATCATCTCGGCCTCGGCCAGGCGCCGGCCGATGCACTGGCGCGCGCCGAAGCCGAAGGCCAAGGCCTTGAAGGTGGTGTCGTCCTTGCCGAGCCAGCGGCGCGGGTCGTAGCGCTCGGGCTGCGGGAACACGTCGGGGCAGCGCCCCATGGCGTACAGCGCCACCTGGCACAGCGTCTGCGGGGAACCGGGCTGGGGGTCAGCCGGGGGCTCAATGGGTCAATTCATGACTTTGGGTCAAGCCAAGACCTCAATGGGTGAGCTCATGACTTTGGGTTGGGCCAACATCTCAATGGGTCAAACCAAGACCTTGTTGGGTCAATCCAAGGCTTTGGGTCAAGCCAACACCTCAATGGGTC
This genomic window from Zonotrichia leucophrys gambelii isolate GWCS_2022_RI unplaced genomic scaffold, RI_Zleu_2.0 Scaffold_1080_16264, whole genome shotgun sequence contains:
- the LOC135442096 gene encoding cytochrome P450 11B, mitochondrial-like, which gives rise to MGRCPDVFPQPERYDPRRWLGKDDTTFKALAFGFGARQCIGRRLAEAEMMLFLAHVLSNFSIEAVSSEDVPTAFRFILVPQRSPLLTFRLLE